Below is a window of Electrophorus electricus isolate fEleEle1 chromosome 1, fEleEle1.pri, whole genome shotgun sequence DNA.
TGGGCTCTGCCGACCGCAATGCCGTTAGCCTCTTAAAATAGAGACGGATGAGGTTCacgcaagaaaacaaaagccgCTGCCCCAAAGCTGCGTCTCAGAGTGGAAATGGACCCCAGCGACCTTGCGCACGCCTACGCTTGGAGCACGGCTGGAGAACAGATTGAGGCAGCAGAAACTGACGGTATGGATGATCGGCATGGGGATGTCTGGTTAAGGATTCATTCATTAATGCCATTATCAGTGTTATCAGAGTTtctttgagtttttttttatgtttagctCGAAGGTTTCACTATTTGGCTTCTCCAGAGTGGCTGTGTGAGTTAAGCCATGGCCGGGATAGTAACTAGTGTGGTCATCATGGGAGAGACTTAAAAACCATTGCAGTCATGACCCATCTGCATGTACTTGACTGAACCCCAGCTTCCGTCTGTAGTGGAGTAAACGGGTTAGTTTTTTTGTGTATCGGCATTAGCGGGCGCTGAAGCTCATTAGCCGCCATTCGGAGCAGGCGGGGGTGAACTATCCTTGAGGGGCGTTCTGAGAGCCCCATGCAGCCCTCACGGTTTCCGTGGGCTGCAGGCGGCCTGTTATATCCTCCTGCCTCCCatctgttgtgtgctgtgtgaaggATGTGCAGCTGTTGGGTGACGCAGCGGGAGCGAGGTGCTCGTGCCCGACTGGAATGCCGGCTTCTTAAAAGTGCTGGGAGGACTGGGAACCTTGACATTTGGAGTTAACAGAAGGTGCCCGGGACTGgcaccctgcacacacagctgaggcCGCTGTCCGAGCCGGTCCTGCTTCTGGGACCAGGGACACAGCCATAGCAGGGCCTGCGATACCGGATCAGTCCTCGCGGGGACATTCGGGGTTTTGTAGGGCAGGATGTTCGCTGCCTGCTGTGTTTTGGCCCGAAAACCAACAGTGCGAATTCTCCATGTGTGCTTCTGGCTTGGAAACCCACATGGCAGCGTCAAGCTATTTTCAGCCATCACTTTGTTAGGAGCCTTGAAACATATAACAATGGTAATCCAAGTGACAGGGATGATTACGAGAATGGCAGTGAGTGAGGAGCTAGCGTGCAGCAGTGTTTACGGCTGCCTTGTTTCTGAGTAATGTGCTTTAAAACTGGGAAACGCTTGTTGGAGACGATGCGGTGATGGGCGCCTTCGTGAATGGAGCTACACGTCCATCGAGGATGCATCGGTTTTACAAAGGTTAATTAGCAGCTAAACATTAGAGTCTAATTTAAGGGCACATTTAAAATCGTTCTGTTTAGGACTATTTCTTAAGACTTGAATACTAGGACCGTAAGAGGTCGAACTGAAGCGCACTGTCCCGTTGCCATGACAGCGTCACTGTCGGAAGCCCCCACTATAATGGTGGTGGCCATGATCCGCGTTGTTGTCTTTCTGTAGACATGCCGCGGCGGTTCCCCAGGATCACGCTCAGCGACGTGGACGAGGAGGTCCGCCTGCTGGCCGAGAAGGTGTACGCGTCGGCGCTGAAGGACGAAGAGAACAAGGACGCGCTCTCCATGTACACTGTGCCTGAGGACTGCCCCATCGGCCTGCGGCAGGCCAAGGACAGGGAGCTGCTCCGTGAGCTCGCGGAGCAGCAGTCGGAAGAGAGCGCCAAAAGGTCAGCACGGCCAAAACGGCAGGGCTGTGGGAGTGTGGGCAACACTCCAGCCCTGGAACGTGTGCCAAAGCCCGGACATGTGTTTCTCCCACTCCTCTGATTCTCATGAGCTCGTCCTCTGGGACTAGATGTAAATGATGATGTATATGGTTTATACAGCTCCTTgcaaaagtattcagaccccTTGAAAGTCAATGAGAGAGAttcttcaaaataaattatttaacagcatatcatttaaaaaacgGTGAAAACGCTGCTTGCATATGTGTGCAACCCTTCAGACTTATTAGAAGCACCTTTTACTGTTATAACGGCTTTAAGTCTTTTGAGAAAACAAAGGTTTTCAACCCTTTTTCAGCTCAATCAGTTAAAGAAACGAttacttaatttaattttcCTTGAATGTGCAGGAAGAAGAGTTTTAAGATGATCCGGTCCCAGTCCATGTCCTTACAGATCTCCGTGGGCGTGGACTGGGCTCGGCCCATGGTCGCGCCTCTCCTGCCCTCTCCGTCCGCTGCCACCACCGTCCCGGACAACTTCCCAGAGTATCAGAGAGTCACCATCAGTGGAGACTACTGTGCAGGGGTGAGCTTCCTAACTGCCTCAGTCTACTGGATGGGTTGGGGTTCGCTTCCCCGTATGACTGGCATGCAGCGGGTTGCTTGGTGAAGGATCTGGCCAGGCGATGAGTGTTTATGGGCTACTGTCTGCCTGGATTCAGATCACAGTCGAGGACTACGAGCAAGCAGCCAAAAGTCTGCTGAAAGCTTTATTTATCCGGGAGAAATACTCCAGGCTGGCCTACCACCGCTTCCCCCGGACCACGGCCCAGTTCCTGCGCAGTGCCGAGAACAcaaaatggagagaggaagatgacGTCCTGCCAGGTACGTCCGCTTTGCATTGTGCCAAAGTTTCtcacaaaaaaattatttttttccccctgcttCTCATGAAACATCTGGCTGTTCATAATAATGTCCAACGTGTTTGGCAGCCATTTcatccctttttaaaaaatcttttttacgtgtttttttttttttttttccttttggtttcACACCGCTGACTCAACCATCCACCATCCAATCACTTGCAGACATCTGTCCATGCCCTCCAGAGGGGGAGGACCCCTACAGCATGGAGAATATCCCTGAGGACCTAGGCTACGAGCTGAAAATGAGGGACGGGATTATATACGTGTATGACAACAGCGAAGCCCTCCGCATAAACCAACCCTGCTGCCTCCCTTATCCAGACCTGGAGACGTTCGCCATCGATCTGAGTCACGTGTTGGCCATGATTGCTGATGGTCCTACGTGAGTGTGTTAAAAATAAGGCAAACAAGAGCTCAGTTTATAAACATGcaccaaaaaaaagttttgaaatgTTCATAATGCACCCCTTCTGTGTGTAGAAAGACGTACTGCCACAGACGGCTTAAGTTCCTTGCGTCGAAGTTCTACCTGCATGAGATGCTCAATGAAATGGCTGAGCTTAAAGAACTCAAGGGTGTTCCCCATCGAGACTTCTACAATGTCAGGAAGGTGTGACTCAGTACTTGGGGTTTAATTTTGTTGTGACCCAATTCAGACCTGCCTGGTTCTGTTTTTACTGAGAGGTGTTTTGTGGTTGGCTGCCCACAGGTGGACACTCACATCCATGCTGCAGCCTGCATGAACCAGAAACATCTCCTCACCTTTATCCAGAGCACCTATAAGACAGACGCGGAGCGTGTGGTGCTGGAGAAGGCTGGACAGAAACTCACCCTCAAACAGGTCTTCAATAACCTGAACATGGACCCCTACCATCTCACAGTGGACTCGCTAGATGTCCATGCTGTGAGTGCCTGTGAGGGCGTACTGCATTTGAAAGGcataaattctctctctcctgtccatGATGTTGATGTGTGTTGACTTTAACCACTCATAGGGCAGGCAAACGTTTCACCGCTTTGACAAGTTCAACTCCAAATACAATCCTGTGGGAGCGAGCGAGTTACGAGAAATCTACCTGAAAACTGACAACCACATTAAGGGAGAATACTTTGCCAGGTTGATCAAGGTATAAGAAGGCTTTATTAATCATATTCAGATGCAACCTACTCTTCACTTTaccaagtgtgtgtttttttaaattttttatttcatatttcctGTACTGACAGGAAGTTGCTTATGACTTGAAGGAGAGTAAATACCAGTATGCTGAGCCCCGCCTTTCCATCTATGGCCGTGCCCCTGAGGAGTGGGAGAGCCTTTCCCATTGGTTCATTCAGCATAAAGTACACTCCCCCAACTTGCGCTGGGTTATCCAGGTACCTAGAATATAGTAAGTGCAGCAGACCTGTAGATTCCCATACCTCATTCAGTCTCATGAGCCTGGGCCTTTAGGTTTGAAATGTCAAATTTTGCAACTTCTTATTTTGCAGTGACATTTTTAAGTCACGGAAGCTGGTTCCCAACTTTGCCAAGATGCTGGAAAACATCTTCCTCCCCCTGTTTGAGGCCACAGTGAATCCACAGAAGCACAAACACCTTCACGTGTTTCTTAAATATGTGAGTCAATTCCATGGCCAGTCGGTGTGATTTTCCTTGAACACAAGTGCACGCGCGGACTTTGGAGTGTGACGCGTGGACCCTCCATGTCGCCCGCTCGGCACTGTCTCCCCTCTTACAGGTGACGGGCTTTGACAGCGTGGATGACGAGTCCAAGCACAGCGATCACATGTTCTCCTATAAGAGCCCCAAGCCTGAGTGCTGGAACACAGACGACAACCCCCCCTACAGTTACTACCTCTTCCACATGTACGCCAACATCATGGTGCTCAACAACCTCAGGAAGTAAGTGCTGCTCTCGGCTCTTCGGTTCTGGAACACATCCAGACTGGAGATTTCCATTAGGGGGAAGGAGATATCGTATCACCTGTCAAAACAGGGAACTGACTGCAATGTTCCCTCTGCTAATGGCGAGTTTCTAGGGCTCTCATTAATTGTTCCAGTAAAGAGAAGCCGTTGTGTTGCAGGGCTTAGGCAGGGGCACTTTGAATAATCTCTGGAGGGTACGCGAGGAGAATGGGTTTCAAGTTTCATGGGACTGAGACCTACCGTGCATCAGGTCTTCTATAAATACCCTCGTATCAGTAGCACATGTGTGCTGAGTTACAGTTGAAGTTGCTGtaaacaattttctttcttgtaGAAAGAAGTCAAGGTAatggttgtggttgtgtgtgtgtgtctccactgACAGGGAGCGGGGTCTGAGCACCTTTCAGTTCCGCCCACACTGCGGCGAGGCTGGCTCCATCACCCACCTGGTGTCGGCCTTCCTCACTGCAGACAACATCTCCCACGGACTGAACCTGAAGAAGGTAACGTTGGGGGCGTGTCCTGCATGCAGCCCCGTGCCATGGcgctgtctgcctctctgtaaGCCAGGCATGCTGGTTTAGTGCTGCTGGTTTAAGTGACTAAGCTAGAGCTGAGCCGTGTGACACTGACCCCCTGATGCTAAAAATGACCTGCTGGGAGGAGGTAACTGGAACAAACATGTTATACTGtaggtaactgtgtgtgtgtgtgtgtgtgtgtgtgtgtgtgtgtgtgtgttcgttctcaGAGTCCTGTGCTGCAGTACCTGTATTACCTAGCCCAAGTACCTATTGCCATGTCGCCTCTTAGCAACAACAGCCTGTTCCTGGAGTACTCCAAGAACCCACTGCGAGAGTTCCTACAcaaaggcctgtgtgtgtccctctctaCTGATGACCCCATGCAGTTCCACTACACCAAGGTTGGGCACGCATGCTGCTGTGCATGGGCCCGTGTGATCACACACGGACAAACACGCGCAATCACCAGCCATTTCTTCAGAAACACCTGCTTTGTATGTCCTCCTTGCTGATGGCCATTTATGAGCCTAAAGCCCATTTGTTGCCATGGATCATTTGTGCCAGCTGTCCCCTAGCCCTTTGTCAGTGGTCGGATTTTTCCACACCCGGCACAGACACTGATGTTGTAAACATGTACTagctctacacacactactgtgttaatgtgttggGGGTGGTCTGCCTCTCTGAACACATCTGAAGGTCTGGTGTGTCCAGCGATCCATGCAAGCCACAAGATGCACATGATTCACTTGAGATTGGTGATCTAATAATAAAGCAACCAGTGAGCTTTCTGATAAAGCGGCTGGAGTGTGTGCGAAGGCTTGCTGACCATGCTGGCGCCCGTGGTGTTCTGCAGGAAGCGCTGATGGAAGAGTACGCCATTGCCGCCCAGCTGTGGAAGCTGAGCACATGCGATTTGTGCGAGATTGCCAGGAACAGTGTCCTGCAGAGTGGCCTGTCCCATCAGGTAACACCCCTCAGGCCCTAATTgccttcagccaatcagaaatctccataggtgtgtgtgctgaaggtCCTTGTCCACCCTCCAGGAGAAAAAGCGCTTCCTCGGGGCCAGCTACCTCAAAGACGGGCCTGACGGCAACGACATCCGCCGGACCAACGTGGCGCAGATCCGCATGGCCTACCGGCATGAGACGCTGTGCAACGAGCTCAGCTTCCTGGTGGATGCAGTAAAGTCGGAGGCCGTGGGCTCCCGGAGGCAATGACGGTGGCGTGCCTGCTCCGGCTGGGCCGGCTGCCTCTAAGCCCGCGTGCACGCTCCTGCATGCTTCTTTTTATATGACATCGCTTGCATTGGACTCACCACGGTACTGTTATTACTTGACGTTGCCACTCAGGTTGGTGATGGGAAATGAAAcggggggggtgggaggtgaGGGGGGACGATTTAGAGAACCTAAACCTGTGCCGTGCCCAACAAGATCTTCCATGTCAAAGAAGGTAGCGACTGTGTACCTTTTTGCCTATGCATTGAGCctcaggtgggggggggggggggggggggggtggagattTAAGTCAGGACTTGAGGCGGTAATATAGTACAGAGCCTGGGGAATGGTGCCCCCTTGTGGACATGTGGAGAAGACTTTCGTTCAGGCAGGCGGTTTTCAGTTTTTCCGGTTATTTTGGTAGTGTATTTGGAATGTAATGTTGTACGCGTGGGGCCTTTAGACTGGACAATACTGTTGTACTGTTGTGGCCTTTTGATTATATGTATTCTTCATAAAACCATAAAGCTTAGCAGCTGTTTGAATGATACTTGCTGACCCAGAGGTGGAATAGCTGCTGTTCCACCTGGGATCAGGCATGTTTCTAATCTTTCATTGTCCTGCAATGATCTAGGAAGGCCACCGTACGTTAAAAATATGAGCACAGGAGAAATTACTCCAAAACCTTAGTTGATTAAAAGCCTAGGATCCTATGAGCTGAGGGAACTTGAAAGACTACAACAATATGCCTCATGCTGCGTTGATAGAAATACTCCATGATGTATAGGAGATGTATTTATTCAACACCCTATAAGCTTGTCACCTGCGTCTGATGTAATTTAGCGACTGGTAAAAAATGTTgcacatactgtatataaagtTATACAATGGATATACTCTTCCATCAAACTGTACATGAATAATAAGTCAAAAAAGCACTGGCGTTTCTTTATATTGTTGTAGCGAATAATAAATCATTCAAGAATGATTGATTAAAAAAGAGAAGTCCTTTATAAACCAAAGATTTGGTGAAACGAGACCAtttgcattaaataaatatatatgcatatgtatccTTGACTTcaagaaaggcactatataaatgtaactaataataatatatgccAAAGGTCTACAGTGATCTTACACAATCATCTTTGCTGTGGCAGTTGTATGGATCCCCGCTGCATGTAAGACCACCATGTTTGGCTGAGAGAAAGTAGTTTGTTGTTCTGgtggcctttgtgtgtgtgtgcgcgcgtgcatgtgtgcatgcgagaGCACTGCACCCTCTTTGCACTTTAGGTTGTACTCTTATGTAGTGCTATTTGTTCATCAGAGCACATGCCTCTGCTTGAAgctaaacaaaacataaaagaaatcCACACCATTTATGTTAAGGTTAATGCTAATGTTTTTTATAGTCAAATCCAATCCATACAAAagtagagaaaaataaatatagcttTTAAAGCAGCTGCTGCTGCGCCCACTGCGATGACTGGTCGCTGACTGATAAGAGCTGTCATTAAGAGGCTTTCCCGCCCTTGCTCCCGGAGGTTACCCTGACTTCGGTCACATTCTCCACGCTGTGGTTTTGCACCTTGGACTGAGGCTCCTCTGCGTttttcctgctgcagctgtcGTGCACCTGGGCCTCTATGCACTCTTTCTGCTCCCCACTGCTTAAAGGGCTACTGAtgccacagtacacacacaaacacaaacccccccccacagatGTCTCTTAGTTTGTGCCACAGCCACTGTTATACTGACAATATAGAATAGGATGTAACATAACATTAGAACTTAagaataaatcattattttaaggACAGACTTTATTATCACActtgttaaaataaatctgaTTAGGGCGACGAGATTATCACTTACGTTTTGAAACGCCAAAAAGCTGCCACGGCAGCAAGCAGGACTGCGAAGACGGCTATGATGAGAAATGCAGCGGGGACGActaggagacagagagacaggtgagggaCTCC
It encodes the following:
- the ampd3a gene encoding AMP deaminase 3 isoform X2; translated protein: MDPSDLAHAYAWSTAGEQIEAAETDDMPRRFPRITLSDVDEEVRLLAEKVYASALKDEENKDALSMYTVPEDCPIGLRQAKDRELLRELAEQQSEESAKRKKSFKMIRSQSMSLQISVGVDWARPMVAPLLPSPSAATTVPDNFPEYQRVTISGDYCAGITVEDYEQAAKSLLKALFIREKYSRLAYHRFPRTTAQFLRSAENTKWREEDDVLPDICPCPPEGEDPYSMENIPEDLGYELKMRDGIIYVYDNSEALRINQPCCLPYPDLETFAIDLSHVLAMIADGPTKTYCHRRLKFLASKFYLHEMLNEMAELKELKGVPHRDFYNVRKVDTHIHAAACMNQKHLLTFIQSTYKTDAERVVLEKAGQKLTLKQVFNNLNMDPYHLTVDSLDVHAGRQTFHRFDKFNSKYNPVGASELREIYLKTDNHIKGEYFARLIKEVAYDLKESKYQYAEPRLSIYGRAPEEWESLSHWFIQHKVHSPNLRWVIQVPRIYDIFKSRKLVPNFAKMLENIFLPLFEATVNPQKHKHLHVFLKYVTGFDSVDDESKHSDHMFSYKSPKPECWNTDDNPPYSYYLFHMYANIMVLNNLRKERGLSTFQFRPHCGEAGSITHLVSAFLTADNISHGLNLKKSPVLQYLYYLAQVPIAMSPLSNNSLFLEYSKNPLREFLHKGLCVSLSTDDPMQFHYTKEALMEEYAIAAQLWKLSTCDLCEIARNSVLQSGLSHQEKKRFLGASYLKDGPDGNDIRRTNVAQIRMAYRHETLCNELSFLVDAVKSEAVGSRRQ
- the ampd3a gene encoding AMP deaminase 3 isoform X1, producing MTVHLCLSLTERSRMSRDTPLVKRLSSPCLVSDMPRRFPRITLSDVDEEVRLLAEKVYASALKDEENKDALSMYTVPEDCPIGLRQAKDRELLRELAEQQSEESAKRKKSFKMIRSQSMSLQISVGVDWARPMVAPLLPSPSAATTVPDNFPEYQRVTISGDYCAGITVEDYEQAAKSLLKALFIREKYSRLAYHRFPRTTAQFLRSAENTKWREEDDVLPDICPCPPEGEDPYSMENIPEDLGYELKMRDGIIYVYDNSEALRINQPCCLPYPDLETFAIDLSHVLAMIADGPTKTYCHRRLKFLASKFYLHEMLNEMAELKELKGVPHRDFYNVRKVDTHIHAAACMNQKHLLTFIQSTYKTDAERVVLEKAGQKLTLKQVFNNLNMDPYHLTVDSLDVHAGRQTFHRFDKFNSKYNPVGASELREIYLKTDNHIKGEYFARLIKEVAYDLKESKYQYAEPRLSIYGRAPEEWESLSHWFIQHKVHSPNLRWVIQVPRIYDIFKSRKLVPNFAKMLENIFLPLFEATVNPQKHKHLHVFLKYVTGFDSVDDESKHSDHMFSYKSPKPECWNTDDNPPYSYYLFHMYANIMVLNNLRKERGLSTFQFRPHCGEAGSITHLVSAFLTADNISHGLNLKKSPVLQYLYYLAQVPIAMSPLSNNSLFLEYSKNPLREFLHKGLCVSLSTDDPMQFHYTKEALMEEYAIAAQLWKLSTCDLCEIARNSVLQSGLSHQEKKRFLGASYLKDGPDGNDIRRTNVAQIRMAYRHETLCNELSFLVDAVKSEAVGSRRQ
- the ampd3a gene encoding AMP deaminase 3 isoform X3; its protein translation is MSRDTPLVKRLSSPCLVSDMPRRFPRITLSDVDEEVRLLAEKVYASALKDEENKDALSMYTVPEDCPIGLRQAKDRELLRELAEQQSEESAKRKKSFKMIRSQSMSLQISVGVDWARPMVAPLLPSPSAATTVPDNFPEYQRVTISGDYCAGITVEDYEQAAKSLLKALFIREKYSRLAYHRFPRTTAQFLRSAENTKWREEDDVLPDICPCPPEGEDPYSMENIPEDLGYELKMRDGIIYVYDNSEALRINQPCCLPYPDLETFAIDLSHVLAMIADGPTKTYCHRRLKFLASKFYLHEMLNEMAELKELKGVPHRDFYNVRKVDTHIHAAACMNQKHLLTFIQSTYKTDAERVVLEKAGQKLTLKQVFNNLNMDPYHLTVDSLDVHAGRQTFHRFDKFNSKYNPVGASELREIYLKTDNHIKGEYFARLIKEVAYDLKESKYQYAEPRLSIYGRAPEEWESLSHWFIQHKVHSPNLRWVIQVPRIYDIFKSRKLVPNFAKMLENIFLPLFEATVNPQKHKHLHVFLKYVTGFDSVDDESKHSDHMFSYKSPKPECWNTDDNPPYSYYLFHMYANIMVLNNLRKERGLSTFQFRPHCGEAGSITHLVSAFLTADNISHGLNLKKSPVLQYLYYLAQVPIAMSPLSNNSLFLEYSKNPLREFLHKGLCVSLSTDDPMQFHYTKEALMEEYAIAAQLWKLSTCDLCEIARNSVLQSGLSHQEKKRFLGASYLKDGPDGNDIRRTNVAQIRMAYRHETLCNELSFLVDAVKSEAVGSRRQ
- the ampd3a gene encoding AMP deaminase 3 isoform X4: MTVHLCLSLTERSRMSRDTPLVKRLSSPCLVSDMPRRFPRITLSDVDEEVRLLAEKVYASALKDEENKDALSMYTVPEDCPIGLRQAKDRELLRELAEQQSEESAKRKKSFKMIRSQSMSLQISVGVDWARPMVAPLLPSPSAATTVPDNFPEYQRVTISGDYCAGITVEDYEQAAKSLLKALFIREKYSRLAYHRFPRTTAQFLRSAENTKWREEDDVLPDICPCPPEGEDPYSMENIPEDLGYELKMRDGIIYVYDNSEALRINQPCCLPYPDLETFAIDLSHVLAMIADGPTKTYCHRRLKFLASKFYLHEMLNEMAELKELKGVPHRDFYNVRKVDTHIHAAACMNQKHLLTFIQSTYKTDAERVVLEKAGQKLTLKQGRQTFHRFDKFNSKYNPVGASELREIYLKTDNHIKGEYFARLIKEVAYDLKESKYQYAEPRLSIYGRAPEEWESLSHWFIQHKVHSPNLRWVIQVPRIYDIFKSRKLVPNFAKMLENIFLPLFEATVNPQKHKHLHVFLKYVTGFDSVDDESKHSDHMFSYKSPKPECWNTDDNPPYSYYLFHMYANIMVLNNLRKERGLSTFQFRPHCGEAGSITHLVSAFLTADNISHGLNLKKSPVLQYLYYLAQVPIAMSPLSNNSLFLEYSKNPLREFLHKGLCVSLSTDDPMQFHYTKEALMEEYAIAAQLWKLSTCDLCEIARNSVLQSGLSHQEKKRFLGASYLKDGPDGNDIRRTNVAQIRMAYRHETLCNELSFLVDAVKSEAVGSRRQ